In one window of Phyllopteryx taeniolatus isolate TA_2022b chromosome 23, UOR_Ptae_1.2, whole genome shotgun sequence DNA:
- the znf219 gene encoding zinc finger protein 219 isoform X1: MTCRVINLRAASRGIEGGVGPPPAESLKNGIRPHTLPQRMDSTCSPEPPPHPKSPQASPRGPNAAPRTPLSVSAPAEEDHPNRRGQEDDQQNGDAFPSPTPAVALFPGGGGAEAGRSPTLDSSPPATPSAPPFGFGALEFALSSGPSGSCNDELDLQLFQRNAFTRAATGGGGAASGPSLRFSCHVCGKRFRFQSILSLHARAHSLDRHRQPSSHYRAALPSAPLKQNLGDQMNKKQQIQKDRRHPVSGNRTGALPGEDEEEEDGPKDAELEQNHTTLSPPLNEDLTPWTASAPAPSTFRCHACKGKFRTASELARHVRILHNPYKCTLCPFSANQEGSLASHLQECHPSPEGPTLLSPFTNSRPVGVSAEAPQTSSPAKVSGSSLLPAFRCDTCGQRFTQSWFLKGHMRKHKDSLDHKCQVCGRGFKEPWFLKNHMKVHLNKLGLKAGLGSVDADPQAKGSAGHLSLNALYSSLLLARKGSGRTGQGRPEKEGTRRMRTDSCKSAILGYLGLPGDSGGASCTERLQAVAQVAERGNGGGTVSTEAGAVGRERTEPRCTVEGGDQAPWWQLVARSLTVAQQQQQQQQQQQRERDSAHHTGLNRTVGVETDPVRAYADTMDARGAAGGAPSAAEGSWECPDCGKLFHSLQQVLVHARVHTHKAQKGGASGETDGTCSSSGARGSPGELGQESKVQQAAAASFQSVMPGFKGQNGTVGAPSAVASLSGSRERVRGRGIKDCPYCGKAFRSSHHLKVHLRVHTGERPYKCPHCDYAGTQSGSLKYHLQRHHREQRNLSGSAAASAGGLAAGVNGPTSVKQRRSQTDPKARSDSLASEPGQRSWLLGLPQQHQTGQGALASLRDIDAETQYRYLSGMMGGFYPGGMEGAWVRESPPPKALKVSRRKPLTTNRMVAARDDRASASPGQTGAFEPLDLSRRSTPGLGGLEEEGGERIKLKQCLDCPFRTSSAELMTMHLQVNHTSKSRRKLTSLSTFDDKDKDGALKGSGSWHQPDSLWIWGYTDESQAEAREGSSNQIWTPNGLPPDHHSDMRAMSPALQSDSGGDDGEEQEDEEECSSGTEDQHERNDLAD; the protein is encoded by the exons ATGACGTGTCGCGTCATTAATCTGCGAGCCGCCTCACGC GGGATCGAAGGAGGAGTTGGACCCCCCCCGGCCGAGAGTCTGAAGAATGGCATAAGGCCGCACACGCTCCCG CAGAGGATGGATTCCACCTGTTCCCCTGAGCCGCCGCCCCATCCCAAAAGCCCGCAAGCTTCCCCTCGGGGTCCGAACGCAGCGCCGCGCACCCCTCTTTCTGTGTCGGCCCCGGCTGAGGAGGACCATCCGAACCGCCGGGGCCAAGAAGATGATCAACAAAACGGTGATGCCTTTCCGTCCCCCACCCCGGCCGTGGCTCTATTCCCGGGAGGGGGGGGAGCCGAAGCGGGACGCAGTCCGACTCTGGACTCTTCTCCGCCGGCCACGCCCTCGGCACCCCCCTTCGGCTTTGGAGCCCTGGAGTTTGCCCTCTCCTCGGGGCCCAGCGGAAGCTGCAATGATGAGCTGGACCTACAGCTCTTCCAGAGGAACGCTTTCACCAGGGCGGCAACCGGAGGGGGAGGGGCGGCGTCGGGACCGTCGCTCCGCTTCTCCTGTCACGTCTGTGGGAAGAGATTCCGATTCCAAAGCATTTTGTCCCTGCACGCCAGAGCCCACAGTCTGGACCGACACCGTCAACCCTCGTCGCATTATCGGGCCGCTCTGCCTTCGGCGCCTCTCAAACAGAACCTTGGAgaccaaatgaacaaaaaacaacagattCAGAAGGACAGAAGACACCCGGTGAGCGGGAATCGTACAGGCGCGCTGCCAGgggaggacgaggaagaggaggatggtcCCAAAGATGCAGAATTGGAACAGAACCACACAACATTGAGCCCTCCGCTAAATGAAGACCTTACTCCTTGGACAGCGTCTGCTCCTGCCCCATCGACGTTCCGTTGCCACGCCTGCAAAGGAAAATTTCGTACGGCTTCTGAGTTGGCGCGCCACGTCCGCATTCTCCACAACCCGTACAAATGCACGCTTTGTCCTTTCTCCGCCAACCAGGAAGGCTCCCTGGCATCACATCTGCAGGAGTGCCACCCCTCCCCAGAGGGGCCCACTTTGCTTTCACCCTTTACCAATTCCCGGCCGGTCGGCGTTTCCGCAGAGGCTCCCCAAACCTCATCCCCCGCCAAAGTGTCAGGATCGTCCTTGTTGCCGGCATTCCGTTGCGATACTTGCGGACAGAGGTTCACTCAGTCGTGGTTCCTCAAGGGACACATGCGAAAGCACAAGGACTCCTTGGACCATAAGTGTCAGGTGTGCGGGCGTGGCTTCAAGGAGCCGTGGTTCCTCAAAAACCACATGAAAGTGCACCTCAATAAGCTCGGCCTCAAAGCCGGCTTGGGAAGCGTCGACGCCGATCCGCAGGCCAAAGGCTCCGCGGGTCACCTGTCCCTGAACGCCCTCTACTCCAGCCTTCTTTTGGCTCGGAAGGGGTCTGGCAGAACAGGGCAAGGAAGGCCAGAGAAGGAGGGCACGAGGAGGATGCGGACGGATTCCTGCAAGTCGGCTATCCTGGGCTACTTGGGCCTTCCCGGCGACAGCGGCGGGGCCAGCTGCACGGAGAGACTCCAAGCCGTAGCCCAAGTGGCTGAGAGGGGAAACGGTGGCGGCACCGTGAGTACGGAAGCGGGGGCAGTCGGAAGAGAGAGGACGGAGCCCAGATGCACCGTCGAAGGAGGGGATCAAGCACCCTGGTGGCAGCTGGTGGCTCGAAGCCTCACTGTggctcagcagcagcagcagcagcagcagcagcagcagagagagcgagacagcGCTCACCATACCGGTCTGAACAGGACTGTAGGAGTAGAGACCGACCCGGTCAGAGCCTACGCAGACACTATGGATGCTAGAGGAGCTGCCGGAGGAGCTCCCAGTGCAGCCGAGGGTTCATGGGAATGTCCGGACTGCGGAAAGCTCTTCCACAGCCTCCAGCAGGTGCTTGTTCACGCCCGTGTACACACTCACAAGGCCCAGAAAGGAGGAGCCTCAGGTGAGACGGACGGAACTTGCAGCTCCAGTGGAGCCAGAGGAAGCCCCGGCGAACTGGGCCAGGAATCCAAAGTGCAACAAGCAGCGGCGGCAAGCTTTCAGTCTGTCATGCCAGGCTTCAAAG GACAGAACGGGACCGTGGGGGCGCCGTCGGCTGTGGCTTCGCTTTCCGGCAGCAGGGAACGCGTCCGCGGTCGAGGGATTAAGGATTGTCCCTACTGCGGTAAAGCCTTCCGCTCATCCCATCACCTCAAAGTGCACCTGAGAGTCCACACAG gtGAGAGACCCTACAAGTGCCCCCACTGCGACTACGCCGGCACTCAGTCGGGTTCGCTCAAATACCACCTTCAACGGCACCACAGAGAGCAACGCAACTTGTCGGGGTCGGCGGCGGCCTCTGCGGGCGGACTCGCCGCCGGCGTCAACGGTCCGACCTCAGTTAAGCAGCGGCGATCGCAAACCGATCCCAAAGCCCGGTCAGACAGTCTCGCCTCCGAGCCCGGCCAGCGGTCTTGGCTCCTCGGACTTCCGCAGCAGCATCAGACTGGTCAAGGAGCCCTTGCGTCTCTAAGGGACATCGACGCGGAGACCCAGTACCGCTATCTATCGGGGATGATGGGGGGCTTCTACCCTGGCGGTATGGAAGGAGCGTGGGTCAGGGAGTCTCCTCCTCCGAAAGCCCTCAAGGTTTCCCGCCGTAAGCCTCTTACCACCAACCGGATGGTGGCGGCCCGCGACGATCGAGCGTCAGCTTCCCCGGGTCAAACAGGCGCCTTTGAACCCCTCGATCTGTCCCGGCGTTCTACGCCAGGCCTCGGAGGGctggaagaagaaggaggagaacGCATCAAACTGAAGCAGTGTTTGGACTGTCCGTTTCGGACATCCTCCGCTGAGCTCATGACCATGCACCTCCAGGTCAACCACACCAGTAAGTCCCGCCGTAAACTAACCTCTTTGTCCACCTTCGACGACAAGGACAAAGACGGGGCCCTGAAGGGCTCCGGATCCTGGCACCAGCCCGATTCGCTCTGGATTTGGGGCTACACCGATGAGTCTCAAGCGGAAGCCCGGGAAGGCTCCTCAAACCAGATCTGGACCCCCAACGGGCTCCCTCCGGACCATCACAGTGACATGCGAGCGATGAGCCCGGCCCTCCAAAGTGATTCGGGGGGTGACGATGGTGAAGagcaggaggatgaagaggagtgCAGCAGCGGCACAGAGGACCAACACGAGAGAAACGACCTCGCAGATTAA
- the znf219 gene encoding zinc finger protein 219 isoform X4, whose translation MHADQGIEGGVGPPPAESLKNGIRPHTLPRMDSTCSPEPPPHPKSPQASPRGPNAAPRTPLSVSAPAEEDHPNRRGQEDDQQNGDAFPSPTPAVALFPGGGGAEAGRSPTLDSSPPATPSAPPFGFGALEFALSSGPSGSCNDELDLQLFQRNAFTRAATGGGGAASGPSLRFSCHVCGKRFRFQSILSLHARAHSLDRHRQPSSHYRAALPSAPLKQNLGDQMNKKQQIQKDRRHPVSGNRTGALPGEDEEEEDGPKDAELEQNHTTLSPPLNEDLTPWTASAPAPSTFRCHACKGKFRTASELARHVRILHNPYKCTLCPFSANQEGSLASHLQECHPSPEGPTLLSPFTNSRPVGVSAEAPQTSSPAKVSGSSLLPAFRCDTCGQRFTQSWFLKGHMRKHKDSLDHKCQVCGRGFKEPWFLKNHMKVHLNKLGLKAGLGSVDADPQAKGSAGHLSLNALYSSLLLARKGSGRTGQGRPEKEGTRRMRTDSCKSAILGYLGLPGDSGGASCTERLQAVAQVAERGNGGGTVSTEAGAVGRERTEPRCTVEGGDQAPWWQLVARSLTVAQQQQQQQQQQQRERDSAHHTGLNRTVGVETDPVRAYADTMDARGAAGGAPSAAEGSWECPDCGKLFHSLQQVLVHARVHTHKAQKGGASGETDGTCSSSGARGSPGELGQESKVQQAAAASFQSVMPGFKGQNGTVGAPSAVASLSGSRERVRGRGIKDCPYCGKAFRSSHHLKVHLRVHTGERPYKCPHCDYAGTQSGSLKYHLQRHHREQRNLSGSAAASAGGLAAGVNGPTSVKQRRSQTDPKARSDSLASEPGQRSWLLGLPQQHQTGQGALASLRDIDAETQYRYLSGMMGGFYPGGMEGAWVRESPPPKALKVSRRKPLTTNRMVAARDDRASASPGQTGAFEPLDLSRRSTPGLGGLEEEGGERIKLKQCLDCPFRTSSAELMTMHLQVNHTSKSRRKLTSLSTFDDKDKDGALKGSGSWHQPDSLWIWGYTDESQAEAREGSSNQIWTPNGLPPDHHSDMRAMSPALQSDSGGDDGEEQEDEEECSSGTEDQHERNDLAD comes from the exons ATGCATGCAgaccag GGGATCGAAGGAGGAGTTGGACCCCCCCCGGCCGAGAGTCTGAAGAATGGCATAAGGCCGCACACGCTCCCG AGGATGGATTCCACCTGTTCCCCTGAGCCGCCGCCCCATCCCAAAAGCCCGCAAGCTTCCCCTCGGGGTCCGAACGCAGCGCCGCGCACCCCTCTTTCTGTGTCGGCCCCGGCTGAGGAGGACCATCCGAACCGCCGGGGCCAAGAAGATGATCAACAAAACGGTGATGCCTTTCCGTCCCCCACCCCGGCCGTGGCTCTATTCCCGGGAGGGGGGGGAGCCGAAGCGGGACGCAGTCCGACTCTGGACTCTTCTCCGCCGGCCACGCCCTCGGCACCCCCCTTCGGCTTTGGAGCCCTGGAGTTTGCCCTCTCCTCGGGGCCCAGCGGAAGCTGCAATGATGAGCTGGACCTACAGCTCTTCCAGAGGAACGCTTTCACCAGGGCGGCAACCGGAGGGGGAGGGGCGGCGTCGGGACCGTCGCTCCGCTTCTCCTGTCACGTCTGTGGGAAGAGATTCCGATTCCAAAGCATTTTGTCCCTGCACGCCAGAGCCCACAGTCTGGACCGACACCGTCAACCCTCGTCGCATTATCGGGCCGCTCTGCCTTCGGCGCCTCTCAAACAGAACCTTGGAgaccaaatgaacaaaaaacaacagattCAGAAGGACAGAAGACACCCGGTGAGCGGGAATCGTACAGGCGCGCTGCCAGgggaggacgaggaagaggaggatggtcCCAAAGATGCAGAATTGGAACAGAACCACACAACATTGAGCCCTCCGCTAAATGAAGACCTTACTCCTTGGACAGCGTCTGCTCCTGCCCCATCGACGTTCCGTTGCCACGCCTGCAAAGGAAAATTTCGTACGGCTTCTGAGTTGGCGCGCCACGTCCGCATTCTCCACAACCCGTACAAATGCACGCTTTGTCCTTTCTCCGCCAACCAGGAAGGCTCCCTGGCATCACATCTGCAGGAGTGCCACCCCTCCCCAGAGGGGCCCACTTTGCTTTCACCCTTTACCAATTCCCGGCCGGTCGGCGTTTCCGCAGAGGCTCCCCAAACCTCATCCCCCGCCAAAGTGTCAGGATCGTCCTTGTTGCCGGCATTCCGTTGCGATACTTGCGGACAGAGGTTCACTCAGTCGTGGTTCCTCAAGGGACACATGCGAAAGCACAAGGACTCCTTGGACCATAAGTGTCAGGTGTGCGGGCGTGGCTTCAAGGAGCCGTGGTTCCTCAAAAACCACATGAAAGTGCACCTCAATAAGCTCGGCCTCAAAGCCGGCTTGGGAAGCGTCGACGCCGATCCGCAGGCCAAAGGCTCCGCGGGTCACCTGTCCCTGAACGCCCTCTACTCCAGCCTTCTTTTGGCTCGGAAGGGGTCTGGCAGAACAGGGCAAGGAAGGCCAGAGAAGGAGGGCACGAGGAGGATGCGGACGGATTCCTGCAAGTCGGCTATCCTGGGCTACTTGGGCCTTCCCGGCGACAGCGGCGGGGCCAGCTGCACGGAGAGACTCCAAGCCGTAGCCCAAGTGGCTGAGAGGGGAAACGGTGGCGGCACCGTGAGTACGGAAGCGGGGGCAGTCGGAAGAGAGAGGACGGAGCCCAGATGCACCGTCGAAGGAGGGGATCAAGCACCCTGGTGGCAGCTGGTGGCTCGAAGCCTCACTGTggctcagcagcagcagcagcagcagcagcagcagcagagagagcgagacagcGCTCACCATACCGGTCTGAACAGGACTGTAGGAGTAGAGACCGACCCGGTCAGAGCCTACGCAGACACTATGGATGCTAGAGGAGCTGCCGGAGGAGCTCCCAGTGCAGCCGAGGGTTCATGGGAATGTCCGGACTGCGGAAAGCTCTTCCACAGCCTCCAGCAGGTGCTTGTTCACGCCCGTGTACACACTCACAAGGCCCAGAAAGGAGGAGCCTCAGGTGAGACGGACGGAACTTGCAGCTCCAGTGGAGCCAGAGGAAGCCCCGGCGAACTGGGCCAGGAATCCAAAGTGCAACAAGCAGCGGCGGCAAGCTTTCAGTCTGTCATGCCAGGCTTCAAAG GACAGAACGGGACCGTGGGGGCGCCGTCGGCTGTGGCTTCGCTTTCCGGCAGCAGGGAACGCGTCCGCGGTCGAGGGATTAAGGATTGTCCCTACTGCGGTAAAGCCTTCCGCTCATCCCATCACCTCAAAGTGCACCTGAGAGTCCACACAG gtGAGAGACCCTACAAGTGCCCCCACTGCGACTACGCCGGCACTCAGTCGGGTTCGCTCAAATACCACCTTCAACGGCACCACAGAGAGCAACGCAACTTGTCGGGGTCGGCGGCGGCCTCTGCGGGCGGACTCGCCGCCGGCGTCAACGGTCCGACCTCAGTTAAGCAGCGGCGATCGCAAACCGATCCCAAAGCCCGGTCAGACAGTCTCGCCTCCGAGCCCGGCCAGCGGTCTTGGCTCCTCGGACTTCCGCAGCAGCATCAGACTGGTCAAGGAGCCCTTGCGTCTCTAAGGGACATCGACGCGGAGACCCAGTACCGCTATCTATCGGGGATGATGGGGGGCTTCTACCCTGGCGGTATGGAAGGAGCGTGGGTCAGGGAGTCTCCTCCTCCGAAAGCCCTCAAGGTTTCCCGCCGTAAGCCTCTTACCACCAACCGGATGGTGGCGGCCCGCGACGATCGAGCGTCAGCTTCCCCGGGTCAAACAGGCGCCTTTGAACCCCTCGATCTGTCCCGGCGTTCTACGCCAGGCCTCGGAGGGctggaagaagaaggaggagaacGCATCAAACTGAAGCAGTGTTTGGACTGTCCGTTTCGGACATCCTCCGCTGAGCTCATGACCATGCACCTCCAGGTCAACCACACCAGTAAGTCCCGCCGTAAACTAACCTCTTTGTCCACCTTCGACGACAAGGACAAAGACGGGGCCCTGAAGGGCTCCGGATCCTGGCACCAGCCCGATTCGCTCTGGATTTGGGGCTACACCGATGAGTCTCAAGCGGAAGCCCGGGAAGGCTCCTCAAACCAGATCTGGACCCCCAACGGGCTCCCTCCGGACCATCACAGTGACATGCGAGCGATGAGCCCGGCCCTCCAAAGTGATTCGGGGGGTGACGATGGTGAAGagcaggaggatgaagaggagtgCAGCAGCGGCACAGAGGACCAACACGAGAGAAACGACCTCGCAGATTAA
- the znf219 gene encoding zinc finger protein 219 isoform X3 has protein sequence MHADQGIEGGVGPPPAESLKNGIRPHTLPQRMDSTCSPEPPPHPKSPQASPRGPNAAPRTPLSVSAPAEEDHPNRRGQEDDQQNGDAFPSPTPAVALFPGGGGAEAGRSPTLDSSPPATPSAPPFGFGALEFALSSGPSGSCNDELDLQLFQRNAFTRAATGGGGAASGPSLRFSCHVCGKRFRFQSILSLHARAHSLDRHRQPSSHYRAALPSAPLKQNLGDQMNKKQQIQKDRRHPVSGNRTGALPGEDEEEEDGPKDAELEQNHTTLSPPLNEDLTPWTASAPAPSTFRCHACKGKFRTASELARHVRILHNPYKCTLCPFSANQEGSLASHLQECHPSPEGPTLLSPFTNSRPVGVSAEAPQTSSPAKVSGSSLLPAFRCDTCGQRFTQSWFLKGHMRKHKDSLDHKCQVCGRGFKEPWFLKNHMKVHLNKLGLKAGLGSVDADPQAKGSAGHLSLNALYSSLLLARKGSGRTGQGRPEKEGTRRMRTDSCKSAILGYLGLPGDSGGASCTERLQAVAQVAERGNGGGTVSTEAGAVGRERTEPRCTVEGGDQAPWWQLVARSLTVAQQQQQQQQQQQRERDSAHHTGLNRTVGVETDPVRAYADTMDARGAAGGAPSAAEGSWECPDCGKLFHSLQQVLVHARVHTHKAQKGGASGETDGTCSSSGARGSPGELGQESKVQQAAAASFQSVMPGFKGQNGTVGAPSAVASLSGSRERVRGRGIKDCPYCGKAFRSSHHLKVHLRVHTGERPYKCPHCDYAGTQSGSLKYHLQRHHREQRNLSGSAAASAGGLAAGVNGPTSVKQRRSQTDPKARSDSLASEPGQRSWLLGLPQQHQTGQGALASLRDIDAETQYRYLSGMMGGFYPGGMEGAWVRESPPPKALKVSRRKPLTTNRMVAARDDRASASPGQTGAFEPLDLSRRSTPGLGGLEEEGGERIKLKQCLDCPFRTSSAELMTMHLQVNHTSKSRRKLTSLSTFDDKDKDGALKGSGSWHQPDSLWIWGYTDESQAEAREGSSNQIWTPNGLPPDHHSDMRAMSPALQSDSGGDDGEEQEDEEECSSGTEDQHERNDLAD, from the exons ATGCATGCAgaccag GGGATCGAAGGAGGAGTTGGACCCCCCCCGGCCGAGAGTCTGAAGAATGGCATAAGGCCGCACACGCTCCCG CAGAGGATGGATTCCACCTGTTCCCCTGAGCCGCCGCCCCATCCCAAAAGCCCGCAAGCTTCCCCTCGGGGTCCGAACGCAGCGCCGCGCACCCCTCTTTCTGTGTCGGCCCCGGCTGAGGAGGACCATCCGAACCGCCGGGGCCAAGAAGATGATCAACAAAACGGTGATGCCTTTCCGTCCCCCACCCCGGCCGTGGCTCTATTCCCGGGAGGGGGGGGAGCCGAAGCGGGACGCAGTCCGACTCTGGACTCTTCTCCGCCGGCCACGCCCTCGGCACCCCCCTTCGGCTTTGGAGCCCTGGAGTTTGCCCTCTCCTCGGGGCCCAGCGGAAGCTGCAATGATGAGCTGGACCTACAGCTCTTCCAGAGGAACGCTTTCACCAGGGCGGCAACCGGAGGGGGAGGGGCGGCGTCGGGACCGTCGCTCCGCTTCTCCTGTCACGTCTGTGGGAAGAGATTCCGATTCCAAAGCATTTTGTCCCTGCACGCCAGAGCCCACAGTCTGGACCGACACCGTCAACCCTCGTCGCATTATCGGGCCGCTCTGCCTTCGGCGCCTCTCAAACAGAACCTTGGAgaccaaatgaacaaaaaacaacagattCAGAAGGACAGAAGACACCCGGTGAGCGGGAATCGTACAGGCGCGCTGCCAGgggaggacgaggaagaggaggatggtcCCAAAGATGCAGAATTGGAACAGAACCACACAACATTGAGCCCTCCGCTAAATGAAGACCTTACTCCTTGGACAGCGTCTGCTCCTGCCCCATCGACGTTCCGTTGCCACGCCTGCAAAGGAAAATTTCGTACGGCTTCTGAGTTGGCGCGCCACGTCCGCATTCTCCACAACCCGTACAAATGCACGCTTTGTCCTTTCTCCGCCAACCAGGAAGGCTCCCTGGCATCACATCTGCAGGAGTGCCACCCCTCCCCAGAGGGGCCCACTTTGCTTTCACCCTTTACCAATTCCCGGCCGGTCGGCGTTTCCGCAGAGGCTCCCCAAACCTCATCCCCCGCCAAAGTGTCAGGATCGTCCTTGTTGCCGGCATTCCGTTGCGATACTTGCGGACAGAGGTTCACTCAGTCGTGGTTCCTCAAGGGACACATGCGAAAGCACAAGGACTCCTTGGACCATAAGTGTCAGGTGTGCGGGCGTGGCTTCAAGGAGCCGTGGTTCCTCAAAAACCACATGAAAGTGCACCTCAATAAGCTCGGCCTCAAAGCCGGCTTGGGAAGCGTCGACGCCGATCCGCAGGCCAAAGGCTCCGCGGGTCACCTGTCCCTGAACGCCCTCTACTCCAGCCTTCTTTTGGCTCGGAAGGGGTCTGGCAGAACAGGGCAAGGAAGGCCAGAGAAGGAGGGCACGAGGAGGATGCGGACGGATTCCTGCAAGTCGGCTATCCTGGGCTACTTGGGCCTTCCCGGCGACAGCGGCGGGGCCAGCTGCACGGAGAGACTCCAAGCCGTAGCCCAAGTGGCTGAGAGGGGAAACGGTGGCGGCACCGTGAGTACGGAAGCGGGGGCAGTCGGAAGAGAGAGGACGGAGCCCAGATGCACCGTCGAAGGAGGGGATCAAGCACCCTGGTGGCAGCTGGTGGCTCGAAGCCTCACTGTggctcagcagcagcagcagcagcagcagcagcagcagagagagcgagacagcGCTCACCATACCGGTCTGAACAGGACTGTAGGAGTAGAGACCGACCCGGTCAGAGCCTACGCAGACACTATGGATGCTAGAGGAGCTGCCGGAGGAGCTCCCAGTGCAGCCGAGGGTTCATGGGAATGTCCGGACTGCGGAAAGCTCTTCCACAGCCTCCAGCAGGTGCTTGTTCACGCCCGTGTACACACTCACAAGGCCCAGAAAGGAGGAGCCTCAGGTGAGACGGACGGAACTTGCAGCTCCAGTGGAGCCAGAGGAAGCCCCGGCGAACTGGGCCAGGAATCCAAAGTGCAACAAGCAGCGGCGGCAAGCTTTCAGTCTGTCATGCCAGGCTTCAAAG GACAGAACGGGACCGTGGGGGCGCCGTCGGCTGTGGCTTCGCTTTCCGGCAGCAGGGAACGCGTCCGCGGTCGAGGGATTAAGGATTGTCCCTACTGCGGTAAAGCCTTCCGCTCATCCCATCACCTCAAAGTGCACCTGAGAGTCCACACAG gtGAGAGACCCTACAAGTGCCCCCACTGCGACTACGCCGGCACTCAGTCGGGTTCGCTCAAATACCACCTTCAACGGCACCACAGAGAGCAACGCAACTTGTCGGGGTCGGCGGCGGCCTCTGCGGGCGGACTCGCCGCCGGCGTCAACGGTCCGACCTCAGTTAAGCAGCGGCGATCGCAAACCGATCCCAAAGCCCGGTCAGACAGTCTCGCCTCCGAGCCCGGCCAGCGGTCTTGGCTCCTCGGACTTCCGCAGCAGCATCAGACTGGTCAAGGAGCCCTTGCGTCTCTAAGGGACATCGACGCGGAGACCCAGTACCGCTATCTATCGGGGATGATGGGGGGCTTCTACCCTGGCGGTATGGAAGGAGCGTGGGTCAGGGAGTCTCCTCCTCCGAAAGCCCTCAAGGTTTCCCGCCGTAAGCCTCTTACCACCAACCGGATGGTGGCGGCCCGCGACGATCGAGCGTCAGCTTCCCCGGGTCAAACAGGCGCCTTTGAACCCCTCGATCTGTCCCGGCGTTCTACGCCAGGCCTCGGAGGGctggaagaagaaggaggagaacGCATCAAACTGAAGCAGTGTTTGGACTGTCCGTTTCGGACATCCTCCGCTGAGCTCATGACCATGCACCTCCAGGTCAACCACACCAGTAAGTCCCGCCGTAAACTAACCTCTTTGTCCACCTTCGACGACAAGGACAAAGACGGGGCCCTGAAGGGCTCCGGATCCTGGCACCAGCCCGATTCGCTCTGGATTTGGGGCTACACCGATGAGTCTCAAGCGGAAGCCCGGGAAGGCTCCTCAAACCAGATCTGGACCCCCAACGGGCTCCCTCCGGACCATCACAGTGACATGCGAGCGATGAGCCCGGCCCTCCAAAGTGATTCGGGGGGTGACGATGGTGAAGagcaggaggatgaagaggagtgCAGCAGCGGCACAGAGGACCAACACGAGAGAAACGACCTCGCAGATTAA